One window from the genome of Helicobacter pylori encodes:
- a CDS encoding HesA/MoeB/ThiF family protein produces MLSRLDKERYLRHIMLEDVGEEGQLKLLKSSVLVIGAGGLGSAVLMYLCAAGIGKIGIVDFDVLDVSNLQRQIIHSQDFLNQPKVSSAKARLKQLNASIEIEAFEERFKAHNALSLIEPYDFIIDATDNFNAKFLINDACVLAQKPYSHAGVLKYRGQSMSVLPHSACLACVFDKPPKKGLNPTSGLFGVLPGVLGCIQASECLKYFLGFETLLINTLLIADIKTMDFKKIQAPKNPECRVCGTHKITHLQDYEI; encoded by the coding sequence TTGCTAAGCCGGCTAGACAAAGAGCGTTATTTGCGCCATATCATGCTAGAAGATGTGGGCGAAGAAGGCCAATTGAAGCTTTTAAAATCTAGCGTTTTAGTCATTGGAGCTGGTGGGCTTGGATCAGCGGTTTTGATGTATTTGTGTGCCGCTGGGATAGGAAAAATAGGCATTGTAGATTTTGATGTGCTAGATGTGAGTAATTTGCAACGCCAAATCATCCATTCACAGGATTTTTTAAACCAACCTAAAGTCTCTAGCGCGAAAGCGCGCTTAAAACAACTCAATGCTAGTATTGAAATAGAGGCTTTTGAAGAACGCTTTAAGGCTCATAACGCTCTTTCTCTCATAGAACCTTACGATTTTATCATAGACGCTACAGACAATTTTAACGCTAAATTTTTGATCAATGACGCTTGCGTGTTAGCCCAAAAACCCTATTCGCATGCCGGGGTTTTAAAATACAGGGGGCAAAGCATGAGCGTTTTACCCCATAGTGCATGCTTAGCGTGTGTTTTTGATAAGCCCCCTAAAAAGGGATTGAATCCTACTTCAGGGCTTTTTGGGGTCTTACCTGGGGTTTTAGGGTGTATCCAAGCGAGCGAATGCCTAAAATATTTTTTAGGGTTTGAAACTTTACTTATAAATACTTTACTTATAGCCGATATTAAAACGATGGATTTTAAAAAAATTCAAGCACCCAAAAACCCTGAATGTAGGGTTTGTGGCACGCATAAAATCAC